The following are encoded in a window of Streptomyces sp. 11x1 genomic DNA:
- a CDS encoding alpha-(1->3)-arabinofuranosyltransferase → MTSTVQAPPPAPVRPPGTTEGPPPGGPRSRRWLLGFWAVVFVLLVAAQPGRQTFDTKLGVTTDPWQFVSDLGQLWHDRGGFGGIQDQYVGYLWPMLPYYGLTDLVGLPVWLAERLWLSLIVSVAFWGALRLAERLGVGSSASRLLAASAYALWPVFTTVVGSTSAAALPGAFLPWVLLPLTDERYSARVAALRSALVIPFMGGVNASATLASLLPVGLYLLTRTPGPRQRGLIAWWVPGVILATAWWVVPLLLLGFYGENFLPYVESSQTTTATMSATEALRGAGNWVAYLNFGEPWLPAGWSVAASVLVILSSALAAGLGLAGLARRDMPERRWLVLTVLVVALVTLAGYGGAFGAPFHGVVQDWLNGGLAPFRNIYKFQTGLALALVLGLAHLVGVAAQARGARPVRGRRFAPLIATVLVVPGLLWPYLNGTVLQPGSFRELPKYWQATADWLEKYSPDSRALVVPATAHGIHTWGTTVDQPLDVLAESRWAQRDYVPFGTPGNRRAMDAVEQALLTGAEVPGLADYLSRAGLYYVVVRNDLDPDQIGAVPTTTVKRTLEQSGYERVTGLGPVMTGGRIAEGTPLQVEGLYARQRAVEIYRPAQEVPRPGQAGLKAIADTAVVSGGPESLLPLAADPELRDRATVLTGDNHPGLGTPAVQVVGDGLRRADTRFGLVNANTSYTYTANERNPSGSVQDAGEPPKQILPVSGLDHQTVAELRGAKAVTASTSGNWLFHLPQYDPVNAFDGDRETAWAEGAAGSANGQWLRIDFDGGQDIPETFEVTPLPQDGVRSAPTRIKVETERGSRSTNLQPDGSTQTVNARPGETRWLKITILDSAERHTGLVGAGFAEVDIPGVKVTRMLRLPTDAQDPEGTAASAEVVSLQRAADPTGLSPTGTEPGLHRTFATGTAGTYELKATAVPVPGDELDKLLYEVAPDQQTRMTATADSTASLGAGLSPRNLTDGDLTTAWIAGDEPTIHLSWKDKWPVGSLVLAPAGGLSARPTQVEISSPDGAVVAGVDENGWVRFDPINTDRLDITVTETAPMTVHNPVADDDLQLPVGLTEAYVPALDQYRTPQPAPTRDFELPCGEGPTVEVDGTLYETSARGTVRDLVERRPIDLTLCQNGRAGGGLELDAADRHTFESEDTGALAVTTVTLTRGTVTEPAASGRELGIRDWLGDRRTVTVGDGAASYLTTYENFNDGWKATLNGRELTPVRLDGWQQGWRVPGGAGGTVKLSYEPSVTYEAGLIGAGVGLAALVGLALWRRREPNPDAPQPTPPGPGLWLGTVALTLVGIVIAGFFALLVPLLALLAWKRHTLLVPIAFLALAGAGIVAAFGAGEPVAADTGAFGPMAQLLALIGLFAALVSVGADVATAPERPGSTREFERPPGAEAATEPLPQRRRVGRTLNGGPGGEGGGAGSESGGGGSVASPTISARGPGAPQGDPDTPTRRIPLTKPKSRATEPEDEGGTGRGEPG, encoded by the coding sequence ATGACGAGCACGGTCCAGGCTCCACCTCCCGCGCCGGTACGGCCGCCGGGCACGACCGAGGGACCCCCTCCCGGGGGACCTCGGTCACGGCGCTGGCTGCTGGGGTTCTGGGCCGTGGTGTTCGTGCTGCTGGTCGCGGCGCAGCCGGGGCGGCAGACCTTCGACACCAAGCTCGGGGTCACCACCGATCCCTGGCAGTTCGTCTCCGACCTGGGCCAGTTGTGGCACGACCGGGGCGGGTTCGGCGGCATCCAGGACCAGTACGTCGGCTATCTGTGGCCGATGCTGCCGTACTACGGGCTCACCGATCTGGTCGGCCTGCCGGTGTGGCTGGCGGAGCGGCTGTGGTTGTCGCTCATCGTGTCGGTGGCCTTCTGGGGTGCGCTGCGGTTGGCCGAGCGGCTGGGGGTGGGGAGTTCCGCGTCCCGGCTGCTCGCCGCCTCCGCCTATGCGCTGTGGCCGGTGTTCACCACCGTCGTGGGATCGACCTCGGCCGCCGCGCTGCCCGGGGCTTTCCTGCCGTGGGTGCTGCTGCCGCTGACGGACGAGCGGTACAGCGCACGGGTGGCGGCCCTGCGGTCGGCGCTGGTCATCCCCTTCATGGGCGGCGTCAACGCCTCGGCGACCCTGGCCTCGCTGCTGCCCGTCGGCCTGTATCTGCTCACCCGGACACCGGGGCCCAGACAGCGCGGACTCATCGCCTGGTGGGTGCCGGGGGTGATCCTGGCGACCGCGTGGTGGGTGGTGCCGCTGCTGCTGCTCGGCTTCTACGGGGAGAACTTCCTTCCGTACGTGGAGAGTTCGCAGACCACGACGGCCACGATGTCCGCCACCGAGGCGCTGCGGGGCGCCGGGAACTGGGTGGCGTATCTGAACTTCGGTGAGCCCTGGCTGCCGGCCGGCTGGTCCGTCGCCGCCTCCGTGCTGGTGATCCTGTCGTCGGCGCTGGCGGCCGGGCTGGGTCTGGCCGGGCTCGCGCGGCGGGACATGCCGGAGCGGCGGTGGCTGGTGCTGACCGTGCTGGTGGTCGCGCTGGTCACGCTCGCCGGGTACGGCGGCGCCTTCGGGGCGCCGTTCCACGGGGTGGTCCAGGACTGGCTGAACGGGGGCCTCGCGCCGTTCCGGAACATCTACAAGTTCCAGACCGGGCTGGCGCTGGCGCTGGTGCTGGGGCTCGCGCACCTGGTGGGGGTGGCCGCGCAGGCGCGCGGGGCCCGCCCGGTGCGGGGGCGCCGGTTCGCACCGCTGATCGCCACCGTGCTCGTCGTGCCCGGGCTGCTGTGGCCGTACCTCAACGGGACTGTGCTTCAACCCGGTTCGTTCCGAGAACTGCCCAAGTACTGGCAGGCGACGGCCGATTGGCTGGAAAAGTACTCACCGGACTCGCGGGCGCTGGTCGTGCCGGCCACCGCGCACGGCATCCACACCTGGGGCACCACCGTCGACCAGCCCCTGGACGTCCTCGCGGAGTCCCGCTGGGCGCAGCGCGACTACGTGCCGTTCGGCACCCCCGGCAACCGGCGCGCGATGGACGCCGTCGAGCAGGCCCTGCTGACGGGTGCCGAAGTGCCGGGCCTCGCCGACTACTTGAGCCGGGCCGGACTGTACTACGTCGTCGTCCGCAACGACCTGGACCCCGACCAGATCGGTGCCGTACCGACCACGACCGTGAAGCGGACCCTGGAGCAGTCGGGGTACGAGCGGGTCACCGGGCTCGGGCCGGTCATGACCGGCGGGCGGATCGCCGAGGGCACCCCGCTCCAGGTCGAGGGACTGTACGCGCGGCAGCGGGCCGTGGAGATCTACCGGCCCGCCCAGGAGGTGCCGCGTCCCGGGCAGGCCGGGCTGAAGGCGATCGCGGACACGGCTGTCGTCTCCGGTGGCCCCGAGTCGCTGTTGCCGCTGGCCGCCGACCCGGAGCTGCGCGACCGGGCCACCGTGCTGACCGGCGACAACCATCCCGGTCTCGGCACCCCGGCCGTCCAGGTGGTCGGGGACGGGCTGCGCCGGGCGGACACCCGGTTCGGCCTGGTCAACGCCAACACGTCGTACACGTACACGGCGAACGAGCGGAACCCGAGCGGGAGCGTGCAGGACGCCGGTGAGCCGCCGAAGCAGATCCTGCCGGTGTCCGGGCTCGACCATCAGACGGTGGCCGAGCTGCGCGGCGCCAAGGCCGTGACCGCCTCGACCAGCGGCAACTGGCTGTTCCACCTGCCGCAGTACGACCCGGTGAACGCCTTCGACGGCGACCGGGAGACCGCCTGGGCGGAGGGCGCGGCCGGTTCGGCGAACGGGCAGTGGCTGCGGATCGACTTCGACGGCGGCCAGGACATCCCGGAGACGTTCGAGGTGACACCGCTGCCGCAGGACGGGGTGCGGTCGGCGCCGACGCGGATCAAGGTGGAGACCGAGCGGGGCTCGCGCTCCACGAACCTCCAGCCGGACGGCTCCACGCAGACCGTCAACGCCCGCCCCGGCGAGACACGTTGGCTGAAGATCACGATTCTCGACTCGGCGGAGCGGCACACCGGTCTGGTCGGCGCGGGCTTCGCCGAGGTCGACATCCCGGGCGTCAAGGTCACCCGCATGCTGCGGCTGCCGACCGACGCCCAGGACCCCGAGGGCACGGCCGCCTCCGCCGAGGTGGTCTCGCTCCAGCGGGCCGCCGACCCGACCGGCCTCTCTCCCACGGGCACCGAGCCCGGCCTGCACCGCACCTTCGCCACCGGCACGGCGGGGACGTACGAGCTGAAGGCGACGGCCGTGCCCGTGCCGGGCGACGAGCTGGACAAGCTGCTGTACGAGGTCGCCCCCGACCAGCAGACCCGGATGACGGCGACCGCCGACTCCACCGCCTCGCTCGGGGCCGGACTGTCGCCCCGCAACCTGACCGACGGCGACCTGACCACGGCGTGGATCGCGGGCGACGAGCCGACGATCCATCTGAGCTGGAAGGACAAGTGGCCGGTCGGCTCGCTCGTCCTGGCCCCGGCGGGCGGGCTGTCGGCCCGGCCCACCCAGGTCGAGATCAGCTCCCCGGACGGCGCGGTCGTCGCCGGGGTCGACGAGAACGGCTGGGTGCGCTTCGACCCGATCAACACCGACCGGCTCGACATCACCGTCACCGAGACGGCCCCGATGACCGTCCACAACCCCGTCGCCGACGACGACCTGCAACTCCCGGTCGGGCTCACGGAGGCGTACGTCCCGGCCCTCGACCAGTACCGCACACCGCAGCCCGCCCCGACCCGGGACTTCGAGCTGCCGTGCGGCGAGGGTCCGACGGTCGAGGTCGACGGGACCCTGTACGAGACGAGCGCGCGGGGGACCGTACGGGACCTGGTGGAGCGCCGGCCGATCGACCTGACGCTCTGCCAGAACGGGCGCGCGGGCGGCGGGTTGGAGCTGGACGCCGCCGACCGGCACACCTTCGAGTCCGAGGACACGGGCGCGCTGGCCGTCACGACCGTCACGCTCACCCGTGGGACGGTCACCGAACCAGCCGCCTCAGGACGGGAGTTGGGCATACGCGACTGGCTCGGCGACCGCCGCACGGTCACCGTCGGCGACGGCGCGGCCTCCTACCTGACGACGTACGAGAACTTCAACGACGGCTGGAAGGCCACGCTGAACGGCCGCGAGCTGACCCCGGTCAGGCTCGACGGCTGGCAGCAGGGCTGGCGCGTCCCCGGCGGCGCGGGCGGCACGGTCAAGCTGTCGTACGAGCCGTCCGTGACGTACGAGGCGGGGCTGATCGGGGCGGGCGTCGGCCTCGCGGCCCTCGTCGGGCTGGCCCTCTGGCGCAGGCGGGAGCCCAACCCCGACGCGCCGCAGCCGACGCCGCCGGGCCCCGGCCTCTGGCTCGGCACGGTCGCGCTCACCCTCGTCGGCATCGTCATCGCCGGCTTCTTCGCCCTCCTCGTCCCGCTGCTGGCCCTCCTCGCCTGGAAACGGCACACCCTGCTCGTGCCGATCGCCTTCCTGGCGCTGGCGGGTGCGGGGATCGTCGCCGCGTTCGGGGCGGGCGAGCCGGTCGCGGCCGACACGGGCGCGTTCGGCCCGATGGCCCAACTCCTTGCCCTCATCGGCCTGTTCGCGGCGCTGGTGAGTGTGGGCGCGGATGTCGCGACCGCGCCGGAACGGCCCGGCTCCACGCGGGAGTTCGAGCGTCCGCCGGGGGCGGAGGCGGCGACGGAGCCGTTGCCGCAGCGGCGGCGCGTGGGCAGGACGCTGAACGGCGGGCCGGGCGGCGAAGGGGGCGGCGCGGGAAGCGAAAGCGGAGGCGGCGGATCGGTCGCGAGCCCGACGATCTCGGCGCGCGGGCCCGGCGCCCCGCAAGGAGACCCCGACACCCCGACCCGCCGCATCCCCCTCACCAAGCCGAAGTCCAGGGCGACTGAGCCGGAGGACGAGGGCGGTACGGGAAGGGGGGAACCGGGATGA
- a CDS encoding class I SAM-dependent methyltransferase: MREQDDPECCYSLLARDAVDQVEAYGGRAVDGLTVVDVGGGSGYFTEEFRRRGAQAYLFEPDLRELGTKPPDGAVVADGYLLPLADGVADVTFTSNVLEHVADPPTFISELVRVTRPGGLIYVSFTNWLSPWGGHEWAPWHYLGAERARARYRRRTGKDAKHTLGENLFAVHIGRTLRQVRGRDDVTVVSARSRYWPFLAETVVKAPGLREFATWNLLLILRRCPP; encoded by the coding sequence ATGCGCGAGCAGGACGATCCCGAGTGCTGCTACTCCCTGCTCGCCCGGGATGCCGTCGATCAGGTGGAGGCGTACGGCGGGAGGGCCGTCGACGGGCTCACCGTGGTCGATGTCGGCGGTGGGAGCGGGTACTTCACCGAGGAGTTCCGAAGGCGCGGCGCGCAGGCGTATCTCTTCGAACCGGATCTGCGGGAGTTGGGGACGAAGCCGCCCGACGGGGCCGTCGTCGCCGACGGGTATCTGCTGCCGCTGGCCGACGGGGTCGCGGACGTCACCTTCACCTCCAACGTGCTGGAGCACGTCGCCGATCCGCCGACCTTCATCAGCGAGCTCGTCCGGGTCACCCGGCCCGGCGGGCTGATCTACGTGTCGTTCACGAACTGGCTGTCCCCATGGGGCGGTCACGAGTGGGCGCCCTGGCACTACCTGGGGGCGGAGCGGGCGCGGGCCCGCTATCGGCGCCGTACGGGTAAGGACGCCAAGCACACCCTCGGCGAGAACCTCTTCGCCGTGCACATCGGACGCACTCTGCGGCAGGTGCGCGGCCGGGACGACGTGACGGTCGTGTCGGCGCGCTCCCGCTACTGGCCGTTCCTCGCGGAGACCGTCGTGAAGGCGCCGGGCCTGCGTGAGTTCGCCACCTGGAACCTCCTCCTCATCCTCCGGCGGTGTCCACCATGA
- a CDS encoding glycosyltransferase family 4 protein: MPQHVPFSLVEVFPRLDQHRSAGSPQPRRIVFLARRDLGNPAAGGSELLVDRLADGLTRLGHQVTLLCGGPAAYRDYRVVSAGGDLSHHLRAKSTFARQVGDCDLLVEVCNGMPYLAPLWHQGPTMCLVNHVHTDLWKQRFGGPLAPAARLGRRLEHWSLTAAQRRNLLVAVSSSTATALRSIGVERERIRVVHNGVEEPGPRADRSPEPLFVAVGRLVEYKRIDLLLRLWERVRPVTGGRLVIVGDGPERARLEAMAGAGVEFAGHVTEEEKHRLLCAAWLLLHPSSVEGWGLVVTEAAVRETPSVAFDVPGLRDSVVDGETGVLARGESSFAAAWCALALSTDRRVLMGKAARERAAHFRWDRTVRQFRAVAAEAVRGWSP; encoded by the coding sequence ATGCCCCAGCACGTGCCGTTCTCGCTGGTCGAGGTGTTTCCGCGCCTGGACCAGCACCGTTCGGCAGGCTCCCCACAGCCGCGCCGGATCGTCTTTCTCGCCCGCCGTGACCTCGGTAATCCAGCGGCGGGGGGCTCCGAGCTCCTCGTCGACCGGCTCGCCGACGGACTGACCCGACTCGGCCACCAGGTCACCCTGTTGTGCGGCGGCCCCGCGGCCTACCGCGACTACCGGGTCGTCTCCGCCGGCGGTGACCTGAGCCACCATCTGCGCGCCAAGTCGACCTTCGCCCGTCAGGTCGGCGACTGCGACCTCCTCGTCGAGGTCTGCAACGGCATGCCCTACCTCGCGCCGCTCTGGCACCAAGGCCCCACGATGTGCCTGGTCAACCATGTGCACACGGATCTGTGGAAGCAGCGGTTCGGCGGCCCGCTGGCGCCCGCCGCCCGGCTCGGCCGAAGACTCGAACACTGGTCGCTGACGGCCGCGCAACGCCGGAACCTGCTGGTCGCCGTCTCCTCGTCCACGGCCACCGCGCTCCGCTCGATCGGGGTGGAGCGGGAGCGGATACGGGTCGTGCACAACGGCGTCGAGGAACCCGGGCCGCGTGCCGACCGCTCGCCCGAACCGCTGTTCGTGGCGGTGGGCAGGCTGGTCGAGTACAAGCGGATCGACCTGCTGCTGCGGCTGTGGGAACGGGTGCGGCCGGTCACGGGCGGACGGCTCGTGATCGTCGGCGACGGGCCCGAGCGGGCACGGCTGGAGGCGATGGCCGGGGCCGGTGTCGAGTTCGCCGGGCATGTCACCGAGGAGGAGAAGCACCGGCTGCTGTGCGCGGCCTGGCTGCTGCTGCATCCGTCGTCGGTGGAGGGGTGGGGGCTGGTCGTCACGGAGGCCGCCGTGCGGGAGACCCCCTCGGTCGCCTTCGACGTGCCCGGGCTGCGGGACTCCGTGGTGGACGGGGAGACCGGGGTGCTCGCCCGGGGGGAGTCGTCGTTCGCGGCGGCCTGGTGCGCGTTGGCGCTGTCGACCGATCGGCGGGTGCTGATGGGGAAGGCGGCGCGGGAGCGCGCCGCGCACTTTCGGTGGGATCGCACGGTGCGGCAGTTTCGTGCCGTGGCTGCGGAGGCGGTGCGGGGTTGGTCTCCTTGA